A stretch of the Mesorhizobium huakuii genome encodes the following:
- a CDS encoding peptidylprolyl isomerase — MPLLFRRASLASLGLAFGLSALCLSPVVAQEAAPAAPADAAAAPAAPVDPNAVVATVNGQPLTEADLVLAEGELSQQFAQLPPEQRRAAALSAAIEIRVMAAKAVTDGLDKDPDFQRRMAFLQQRALHGEMVEKGVVDKVTDAEIRARYDQEIANTPPVNEVHARHILVKTKEEAEAIIKQLDGGADFQKLANEHTSDPSGKSNGGDLGWFGPGQMVPEFDKAAFALEVGKYTEQPVQSQFGWHVIKLEDKRAKQPPAFDEVKDQAKQAVIRDKYFALVKSLRAGAKVEIPDAKLKQAVDTMEAGK; from the coding sequence ATGCCCTTGTTGTTCCGCCGTGCGTCGCTTGCCAGCCTTGGCCTGGCCTTCGGCCTGTCGGCTCTTTGCCTGTCGCCTGTCGTGGCGCAGGAGGCCGCTCCCGCTGCTCCGGCCGATGCCGCTGCGGCACCCGCGGCACCGGTCGACCCGAACGCCGTCGTCGCCACGGTCAACGGCCAGCCCCTGACGGAAGCCGATCTGGTGCTTGCCGAAGGCGAGCTGTCGCAGCAATTCGCGCAGCTGCCGCCCGAACAGCGCCGCGCCGCGGCCCTTTCGGCGGCCATCGAGATCCGCGTCATGGCCGCCAAGGCCGTGACCGACGGTCTCGACAAGGATCCCGACTTCCAGCGCCGCATGGCGTTCCTGCAGCAGCGCGCGCTGCATGGCGAAATGGTCGAGAAGGGCGTCGTCGACAAGGTCACCGATGCCGAGATCCGCGCCCGCTACGACCAGGAAATCGCCAACACGCCGCCGGTCAACGAGGTGCATGCCCGTCACATCCTCGTGAAGACGAAGGAAGAGGCCGAGGCCATCATCAAGCAGCTCGACGGCGGCGCCGATTTCCAGAAGCTCGCCAACGAGCACACGAGCGATCCCTCGGGCAAGTCCAATGGCGGCGACCTCGGCTGGTTCGGACCTGGCCAGATGGTGCCGGAGTTCGACAAGGCGGCGTTCGCGCTCGAGGTCGGCAAATACACCGAGCAGCCGGTGCAGTCGCAGTTCGGCTGGCATGTCATCAAGCTCGAGGACAAGCGCGCCAAGCAGCCGCCGGCCTTCGACGAGGTCAAGGACCAGGCCAAGCAGGCGGTCATCCGCGACAAGTATTTCGCGCTGGTCAAGTCGCTGCGCGCCGGCGCCAAGGTCGAGATCCCCGACGCCAAGCTGAAGCAGGCTGTCGACACGATGGAAGCCGGCAAGTAA
- a CDS encoding oligosaccharide flippase family protein: protein MRFSAATTAGRFLPQRLALRVEPLLGRIDAVLFTADERGEAGRMSVIAFSIRIVSAVIAFISQVLMARWMGSFEYGIFVLVWVTMVIVGNLACLGFHTSVIRFIPEYRERGMMDELRGIVVASRLFVLIASTIIAGLGALGVWLAAPWIENYYVIPFILGVICLPMIAVSDLLQGQARANSWALFALSPTYLIRPVLILLFMALMLFAGYAADARTAIFASIAATYVTTLAQLIGVTHRMERQIPAGPMKVHFAQWFIVSLPIFLVESFFFLLTNADVLMVGAYMDPNDVAVYFATVKTLALVHFVYFAVKAGVAQRYAQFTHGEPDKLAAFARETVSWTFWPSLLMALLVLALGEPMLVLFGPEFTSGYPLLFLLVFGVVARAAVGPCESLLTMSGNQNICAAVYAMTLAFNIGLNVVLIPLFGLWGAAMATAFAMIFEASALSFTVWRKLGIVMAIFVPAKGAA from the coding sequence GTGCGCTTTTCCGCGGCCACGACTGCCGGGCGGTTCTTGCCGCAGCGTTTGGCGCTGCGCGTCGAACCGTTGCTTGGCCGCATCGACGCCGTGCTGTTCACCGCCGATGAACGCGGCGAAGCCGGCCGCATGTCGGTCATCGCCTTCTCCATCCGCATCGTCAGCGCCGTCATCGCCTTCATCAGCCAGGTGCTGATGGCGCGCTGGATGGGCTCGTTCGAATACGGCATCTTCGTGCTCGTCTGGGTGACGATGGTCATCGTCGGCAACCTCGCCTGCCTCGGCTTCCACACCTCCGTCATCCGCTTCATCCCCGAATACCGCGAGCGCGGAATGATGGACGAACTGCGCGGCATCGTCGTCGCCAGCCGCCTGTTCGTGCTGATCGCCTCCACCATCATCGCCGGGCTCGGCGCCCTCGGCGTCTGGCTGGCGGCACCGTGGATCGAAAACTACTATGTGATCCCGTTCATCCTCGGCGTCATCTGCTTGCCGATGATCGCGGTGTCGGATCTGCTGCAAGGCCAGGCCAGGGCGAACAGCTGGGCGCTTTTCGCTTTGTCGCCGACCTATCTGATACGGCCGGTGCTGATCCTGCTGTTCATGGCGCTGATGCTTTTCGCCGGCTACGCCGCCGACGCCAGGACCGCGATCTTCGCCTCGATCGCCGCCACCTACGTCACCACGCTCGCGCAGCTGATCGGCGTCACGCACCGCATGGAAAGGCAGATCCCGGCCGGACCGATGAAGGTGCATTTCGCGCAATGGTTCATCGTCTCGCTGCCGATCTTCCTGGTCGAAAGCTTCTTCTTCCTGCTCACCAATGCCGATGTGCTGATGGTCGGCGCCTATATGGATCCCAACGACGTCGCCGTCTATTTCGCCACGGTCAAGACGCTGGCGCTGGTGCATTTCGTCTATTTCGCCGTCAAGGCCGGTGTTGCCCAGCGCTATGCGCAGTTCACCCATGGCGAGCCGGACAAGCTCGCCGCCTTCGCCCGCGAGACGGTGTCATGGACCTTCTGGCCCTCGCTCTTGATGGCACTGCTGGTGCTGGCGCTGGGTGAACCCATGCTGGTGCTGTTCGGCCCCGAATTCACATCGGGCTATCCGCTGCTGTTCCTGCTCGTCTTCGGCGTCGTGGCGCGCGCCGCCGTGGGGCCATGCGAAAGCCTGCTCACCATGAGCGGCAACCAGAACATCTGCGCCGCCGTCTATGCCATGACGCTCGCCTTCAACATCGGCCTCAACGTGGTGCTGATCCCGCTTTTCGGCTTGTGGGGTGCAGCCATG